The proteins below are encoded in one region of Bremerella sp. P1:
- a CDS encoding cytochrome-c peroxidase, whose amino-acid sequence MKSTRLVVAIAAASFALAGSLLAAEKSDTVTLGDPALTAGIPGEGPLKLEEINQWLADPKNHEELKVELPYGLNAAAGQVTGLDENPMTRAKIELGRQLYFDPRLSSDSTISCASCHHPDYGWAFESQFGIGVDGQEGGRNSPVSFNRILSGPQFWDGRAATLEDQAVGPIANPIEMANTHEVCVKTLSEIPGYKAQFEKIFDDGVNIDNVGKAIATFERTIVTGPAPYDYYEVVRSFEKQFPADELEFLEEDDPELYAKYAEAKKNAASMSESARRGREIFFSEKGNCTACHAGANFTDELYHNLGVGMDAETPDLGRYEVTKQEKDKGAFKTPTIRNIVQTAPYMHDGSQKTLEEVVEWYTKGGHPNPHLSDKMKKLNLTQQDKEDLVNFMKACTGEFPKIEPGRLPQ is encoded by the coding sequence ATGAAGTCGACACGCCTTGTCGTGGCGATCGCCGCCGCTTCGTTTGCCCTGGCCGGTAGTTTGCTGGCCGCTGAAAAGTCAGACACGGTCACCCTGGGCGATCCGGCCCTGACCGCCGGCATCCCCGGCGAGGGCCCGCTCAAGCTGGAAGAGATCAACCAGTGGCTGGCCGATCCCAAGAATCATGAAGAATTGAAGGTCGAACTGCCTTACGGCCTGAACGCCGCTGCCGGCCAGGTTACCGGCCTCGACGAAAACCCAATGACCCGAGCCAAGATTGAACTCGGTCGTCAGCTCTACTTCGACCCACGTCTTTCTTCCGACAGCACCATCAGCTGCGCAAGCTGTCACCATCCTGATTACGGTTGGGCGTTCGAGTCGCAGTTCGGAATTGGTGTCGACGGTCAGGAAGGTGGCCGTAACTCACCTGTTTCTTTCAATCGTATTCTCAGCGGTCCGCAGTTCTGGGATGGCCGTGCGGCCACCTTGGAAGACCAGGCCGTCGGTCCGATCGCCAACCCAATCGAAATGGCGAACACTCACGAAGTGTGCGTGAAGACCTTAAGCGAGATCCCAGGCTACAAAGCTCAGTTCGAGAAGATCTTCGACGACGGTGTGAACATCGACAACGTCGGCAAGGCGATCGCCACCTTCGAGCGAACGATCGTTACCGGTCCGGCTCCGTACGACTACTACGAAGTGGTCCGCAGCTTCGAGAAGCAGTTCCCCGCCGATGAACTTGAGTTCCTCGAAGAAGATGATCCCGAACTGTACGCCAAGTATGCCGAAGCGAAGAAGAACGCTGCCAGCATGTCGGAAAGTGCCCGTCGCGGCCGCGAAATCTTCTTCAGCGAGAAGGGGAACTGCACCGCCTGTCACGCCGGTGCTAACTTCACCGACGAGCTGTACCACAACCTGGGCGTCGGTATGGACGCGGAAACGCCAGACCTGGGTCGCTACGAAGTGACCAAGCAGGAAAAGGACAAGGGTGCCTTCAAAACGCCTACCATCCGCAACATTGTCCAAACGGCCCCGTACATGCACGACGGCAGCCAGAAGACCCTGGAAGAAGTTGTCGAGTGGTACACCAAAGGCGGTCATCCCAACCCGCACCTTTCCGACAAGATGAAGAAGCTGAACCTGACCCAACAGGACAAGGAAGACCTGGTCAACTTCATGAAGGCTTGCACCGGCGAGTTCCCCAAGATCGAACCGGGCCGTTTACCTCAGTAA